In Hyalangium gracile, the genomic window GGCGATCTCCGCCTCGAAGAAGGTGCCGGTGAGCCCGGTGATGAGCGGGTCATTCAGGTTCACGGTGCCCGTGCCGCCCAGCGCGAAGAGCAGCGCGCCCTGCCACCCGAGCAGTCCGGCCAGCGTCACCACGAACGAGGGCACGCGCAGCCGGGTGATCCACAGGCCATGGAACAGGCCGATCCCCGCGCCCGCCGCCAGCCCCATGAGGATGGAGGGCACGGGAGCCCACTGCTGCTTCACGTTGAGGATGGTCATCACCGCGGCGGACAGGCCGCTCACGGCGCCGGCCGACAGGTCGATCTCCCCCAGGAGCAGCACCAGCACGATGCCCGCGGAGATCGTCCCCATGGCGGCGATCTGCAGCATCAGGTTGGTGAGGTTGACCGCGGACAGGAACCGCTCGTTGGCCATGTAGAAGATGAGCCAGATGACGACCAGCCCGATGAGGACGGGCAGGCTCCCCAGCTCGCCCTGGGACACGCGGCGGAGGAACCCCTGCCAGGCTCCCTTCAGCCCCGGGGCATCCTGGATGAGCCGGGGATCGACTGCGATTTCACGGGGGGCGCTCATGTGGCCTCCGGCTTGAGCGTCTCGACGACCTCGGTCTTCTTCACTCCGGTGATGGCGGCGACGACGTCCACCTGCTTGACGTCCTTCACGTCGAACGTCGCCACGCGCTTGCCCAGCCGCATGACGATGATGCGGTCGGCCACGGAGAACACGTCCACCATGTTGTGGCTGATGACCACCACCCCCAGGCCCTGCTCGCGCAGCCTGCGGATGAGGTCCAGCACCTGCTTGGTCTGCGCCACGCCGAGCGCCGCGGTGGGCTCGTCCAGGAGCACCACCTTGGGCGAGCCCATCATCGCGCGCGCCACCGCGATGGACTGCCGCTGTCCGCCGGACAGCGACGCCACCTGGGTGCGCACGCTGGGGATGCTCACGCTCAGGCGCTGGAGCAGCTCCGAGGCCTGCTGCTCCATGGCCGTCTCGTCCAGCCAGCCCGCCAGCTTCCGGATGCCCCCCGCGCGCAGCTCGCGCCCGAGGAACAGGTTGCCGACGACGTCCAGGTTGTCGCAGAGCGCGAGGTCCTGGTACACGGTGGCTATTCCCAGCGACGTCGAGGCCTGCGGCCCCGTCAGGGACACCGGCCGGCCCTCGAAGAGAACCTGGCCCTCGTCGATGGGGTTGATGCCCGAGATCACCTTGATCAACGTGGACTTGCCGGCGCCGTTGTCGCCCACCAGGGCGACGACTTCACCGGCGTGCACCTCGAAGTCCACCGCCGTCAGGGCCTGAACGGCGCCAAAACGCTTGGAGATGCCTCGAAGCGCGAGCAGCGGGGTCGCGGACATCCGTGCCTCCTGGCCGTGTGGCTACTGGAGCTGCGCCGTCGCGCAGGCTTCCTTGTAGCTGCCCGCGCAGATCTCGTCCGCCTTCCAGAAGCCGTCGGCGATGACGGTGCTCTTGACGTTGTCCTTGGTCACCGCCACCGGCGTGAGCAGGATGGAGGGCACGTCCTTCTGGCCGTTGTTCACCTTGGCGTTGACCTTGCCGGCCGGGGCGGGCTGCCCGCGGACCAGGGCCACCGCGAGCTCGGCGGCCACCTCGGCCTCCGGCTTGATGGCCTTGTACACGGTCATGAACTGCTCGCCGGCGACGATGCGCTGGATGCCGGCCAGCTCCGCGTCCTGGCCCGTGACGGGAGGCAGCGGCTTGACGCCCGCGGCCTTCATCGCGGCGATGGCGCCACCGGCGGTGCCGTCATTGGCGCAGTACACGCCGGCGATCTTGTCCTTGCCAATCGAGGTGATGGCCTGCTCCATCTGCTGCTGGGCCTTGTCGGGGCTCCAGTCCGGAGTGTCGTACTCGGCGCCGATCTTCAGGCCGCTGCCGTCGATGACGCTGTGCGCGCCGGCCTTGAACAGCTTGGCGTTGTTGTCGGTGGGCGCCCCGTTGATCATCACGATGGTGCCGCCGGCCTTGCCGTCCGCCTTGAGCTTGTCCACGAGCGCCGTGCCCTGCAGCTTGCCGACCTGCTCGTTGTCGAAGGAGATGTAGTAGTCCACGTCCGCGCCGGTGATGAGGCGGTCATAGCTGATGACGGGAATCTTGGACTGCCGGGCGCGCGTGACGATGGCGGCCGCGGAGGCCGAGTCCACCGGATCCAGCACCAGCACCTGGGCGCCGTTGGTCAGCGCGGCCTCGGCCTGGTTCTGCTGCTTGGCGGCGTCCTGGTCCGCGTTGCTGTAGATGACCTCGCACTCGGCGCACAGCTCCTTCACCTTGCGCTCGAAGTGCGGCCGGTCGTGGGACTCGTAGCGCGCCGT contains:
- a CDS encoding ATP-binding cassette domain-containing protein, with protein sequence MSATPLLALRGISKRFGAVQALTAVDFEVHAGEVVALVGDNGAGKSTLIKVISGINPIDEGQVLFEGRPVSLTGPQASTSLGIATVYQDLALCDNLDVVGNLFLGRELRAGGIRKLAGWLDETAMEQQASELLQRLSVSIPSVRTQVASLSGGQRQSIAVARAMMGSPKVVLLDEPTAALGVAQTKQVLDLIRRLREQGLGVVVISHNMVDVFSVADRIIVMRLGKRVATFDVKDVKQVDVVAAITGVKKTEVVETLKPEAT
- a CDS encoding ABC transporter substrate-binding protein, encoding MARVGAASVLAAVMLLIPGCKKENKEAGGDTAATGTTGTATGTAPAVKKPAGGKIALLLPESKTARYESHDRPHFERKVKELCAECEVIYSNADQDAAKQQNQAEAALTNGAQVLVLDPVDSASAAAIVTRARQSKIPVISYDRLITGADVDYYISFDNEQVGKLQGTALVDKLKADGKAGGTIVMINGAPTDNNAKLFKAGAHSVIDGSGLKIGAEYDTPDWSPDKAQQQMEQAITSIGKDKIAGVYCANDGTAGGAIAAMKAAGVKPLPPVTGQDAELAGIQRIVAGEQFMTVYKAIKPEAEVAAELAVALVRGQPAPAGKVNAKVNNGQKDVPSILLTPVAVTKDNVKSTVIADGFWKADEICAGSYKEACATAQLQ